The following are encoded together in the Vanrija pseudolonga chromosome 7, complete sequence genome:
- the ALKBH7 gene encoding Alpha-ketoglutarate-dependent dioxygenase alkB 7, mitochondrial has protein sequence MRATRSLFSTLAHRLTAPSPLIRARGGAPATPPASLADDFVLFPAFFSPGESRALAELALWKLDRMDSTRRRRRRKATGEAEVVPVTDEPVTPLAAALQDLFAGPYGFEEGHFDSVIHQYRESLVTSLPPVPGSTLALLARLYNLVPTLSVPEEPVPEDLPPPRSSMHVLHLAPEGAILPHVDNLEAMGETIVGATLGAPRVLRLEAEGDGDKHGWDVLVPSGSVYMQKGSVRYKYAHSILPYTHEDSKWDGEALQPGHRISLMVRDTPKAPM, from the exons atgcgcgcgacgcggtcgcTCTTCTCGACGCTCGCACACAGGCTGactgcgccgtcgccgcttatccgcgcgcgtggcggcgcacCAGCTACACCCCCGGCATCGCTGGCCGACGACTTTGTCCTCTTCCCGGCCTTCTTCAGCCCCGGGGAgagccgcgcgctcgccgagctcgcgctgtgGAAGCTCGACAGGATGGACTCtacgcgccggcggcggcggcgtaagGCGACAGGAGAGGCCGAGGTAGTGCCTGTTACCGATGAGCCGGTcaccccgctcgcggcggcgttgcagGATCTCTTCGCTGGGCCGTACGGCTTTGAAGAG GGCCACTTCGACTCGGTTATCCACCAGTATCGCGAGTCGTTGGTGACCTCTCTCCCGCCGGTACCCGGGtccacgctcgcgctcctcgcgcggctGTACAACCTCGTCCCGACGCTGAGCGTGCCGGAAGAGCCCGTGCCCGAagacctgccgccgccgcgcagctcgatGCACGTCCTgcacctcgcgcccgagGGCGCGATTCTGCCGCACGTTGATAACCTCGAGGCCATGGGCGAGACGATTGTGGGTGCgaccctcggcgcgccgcgcgtccttcggctcgaggcggagggagACGGGGATAAACACGGGTGGGACGTGCTCGTGCCCTCCGGCTCGGTCTACATGCAAAA AGGAAGCGTGCGGTACAAGTACGCGCACTCTATTCTGCCCTACACCCATGAGGACAGCAAGTGGGACGGAGAGGCGCTTCAACCTGGCCACCGCATCAGTCTCATGGTTCGG GACACGCCAAAGGCGCCAATGTAG
- the tsp-2 gene encoding putative tRNA-splicing endonuclease subunit tsp-2, whose amino-acid sequence MSGPIPTAVPPPPAPGFQAKGGRSKYASNLKKYGTPLPILLPTSPLHPASKASSSSSSAAAPSLLSSFSSSTSAGASRAIEVPTCIGVLDPASQSVWVTNPRDMATLFNRGFFGKGSLSRSEPSWRQRRVDILRGGNTLAAEQVRDQRRRERKQFKIDRAAAMLEAAKKAEAVLTTGALPATEAADGAAGDAEAKEGGDVDADVAAPPSPTGSTLSLATTDYSAALPPGTTTLNAQTFLVRPARPDANRNRGNKRGFKRRPPPAPGSAPPAPRPPPPPPAESSDSEPSDDEAALAVEEFEHLQLSFEEAWFLASALGVLKILDPATDTYIPPTAVLPLLLSPPNPALSLAPPAALYPDDPLLVSYACYHHYRSLGWVVRSGIKFCVDWLLYRRGPVFSHSAFSLLMVPVYMDDGDRAASPYAETDWYTERMSWKWMNTIMRVNSLVMKTVIITYITIPSIASFPARMRLPSGGLDPRKLDMKTLMGMYSVREVSLTRFGPARRRD is encoded by the exons ATGAGCGGCCCGATCCCCACAGCAGtcccaccaccgcccgcgccggGGTTCCAGGCCAAGGGCGGGCGGAGCAAGTACGCGTCCAACCTCAAGAAATacggcacgccgctgccgatCCTGCTCCCAACGTCGCCGCTGCACCCTGCGTCCAaggcctcctcgtcgtcgtcgtcggccgcggccccCTCGCTGCTGTCTTCCTTCTCGTCATCAACCAGTgctggcgcgtcgcgcgcgatTGAAGTCCCAACCTGcatcggcgtcctcgaccccgcgaGCCAGTCGGTCTGGGTCACCAACCCGCGCGACATGGCGACCCTCTTCAACCGCGGCTTCTTTGGCAAGGGCTCCCTCTCGCGCTCAgagccgagctggcgccagcgccgcgtcgatATCCTGCGCGGAGGCaacacgctcgccgccgagcaggtgcgcgaccagcgccgccgcgagcgcaagcagTTCAAGATTgaccgcgcggcggcgatgctcgaggcggccaagaaggccgaggcggtgctGACAACCGGCGCGCTGCCTGCGACAGAGGCGGCTGACGGCGCAGCgggtgacgccgaggcgaaggAAGGTGgtgacgtcgacgccgacgtcgccgcacccccgtcgccgaccgGCTCGACCCTCTCCCTCGCGACGACAGACTActcggccgcgctgccgcccggCACGACAACGCTCAATGCCCAGACCTTCCTCGTGCGCCCGGCGCGGCCCGACGCGAACCGTAACCGCGGCAACAAGCGGGGGTTCAAGCGGCGtcccccgccggcgccggggtcggcaccaccggccccccggccaccgcccccgccccccgccgagtcgagcgactcTGAGCCgtcagacgacgaggccgcgctcgctgtTGAAGAGTTTGAGCACCTTCAGCTCAGCTTTGAGGAGGCGTGGTTCTTGGCCTCTGCGCTGGGCGTGCTCAAGATCCTCGACCCTGCTACG GACACCTACATTCCCCCCACCGccgtcctccccctcctcctctcgccgcCTAACCCGGCACTCTCCCTCGCGCCCCCCGCAGCGCTGTACCCCGACGACCCGCTGCTCGTCTCGTACGCCTGCTACCACCACTACCGCTCCCTCGGGTGGGTGGTCCGCTCGGGCATCAAGTTCTGCGTCGACTGGCTGCTGTACCGCCGCGGACCCGTCTTCTCCCACTCGGCCTTCTCACTCCTCATGGTCCCCGTGTACATGGACGACGGggaccgcgccgccagcccatACGCTGAGACTGATTGGTACACTGAGCGCATGAGCTGGAAGTGGATGAACACGATCATGCGTGTCAACTCTTTGGTCATGAAG ACCGTGATCATCACCTACATCACCATCCCGTCCATTGCGTCGTTCCCCGCGAGGATGCGCTTGCCGTcgggcggcctcgacccccGCAAGCTTGACATGAAGACGTTGATGGGCATGTACAGTGTGCGCGAGGTGTCTCTG ACCCGCTTCGGACCAGCACGAAGGCGCGACTAG
- the sfh1 gene encoding Chromatin structure-remodeling complex subunit sfh1 — translation MTTYYRPVAPGAPYQQYATPTRQPGALPAGYQQAQQVLMAQAQQRPVHQQPAPAPQPRQAVYYPETYPPGPLGFFLAPPGQRTFDHTLQSTPVTQGFFTTYPSRMRTGVTTLVQPETVTGGPKEREYFLAELDRELAGARSSGQSTPRIESPAPHLSRKSTTTTLSGRRAGRVNYAEKEESEEEEESSEEEIGEAASDPEDDNYGERRRRRDTGLSADHLASMRIGRIKKKHSELERGWTWLGDRVPAERVKSEIARVTKHKIVPEELLASEAERPEMLVPITVDYDVPSPTGDQTGIKIKDRFLWNANEPFYKPLEFATVFCEDLGIPVQHAETLAELIQAQLEEAQSTVVIDLGTEDATPEEVVWSDGEGESMEVDENGEATFAEPDCRIVINLDVQINTHVLRDRIEWDLSSNLPPAEFARHYCAELGLTGEAVPLVAHAIHEELMKHKRDALELDLFARTHPQEQAKWEKSGPSGIPRTTHRHGPKGLVGVWRDWWERDEFSPVLVELTTEEMERREVERNREARRMMRTLATSKRRR, via the exons ATGACAACCTACTATCGACCGGTAGCTCCAGGCGCGCCGTATCAACAATATGCGACCCCGAcacgccagccaggcgcgcTCCCCGCCGGATACCAGCAAGCTCAGCAGGTGTTGatggcgcaggcgcagcaaCGGCCAGTCCATCAgcagccagcaccagcccCACAACCGCGTCAGGCTGTCTACTACCCAGAGACGTACCCCCCGGGCCCGCTTGGCTTCTTCCTCGCCCCGCCAGGCCAGCGCACCTTTGATCACACGCTCCAGTCGACGCCAGTCACCCAGGGCTTCTTCACGACGTACCCGTCGCGCATGCGAACTGGTGTCACGACACTTGTGCAGCCAGAGACAGTTACTGGTGGTCCCAAGGAGCGCGAGTATTttcttgccgagctcgaccgcgagctcgctggcgcgcgcagctcgggtCAGTCTACCCCACGGATCGAGAGCCCCGCACCGCACCTGTCTCGGAAatccacgacgacgacactgtccggccgccgagcaggacgCGTCAACTACGCGGAGAAGGAAGAATccgaagaggaagaggagagcagcgaggaggagatcgGCGAGGCCGCCAGCGATCCCGAAGACGACAACTATGGAGAACGGAGACGCCGTCGCGACACGGGGTTGAGCGCCGACCACTTGGCGAGCATGCGCATCGGACGGATCAAGAAGAAGCACTCGGAGCTGGAGCGCGGATGGACATGGCTTGGAGATcgcgtgcccgccgagcgcgtcaagTCGGAGATTGCGCGGGTGACCAAGCACAAGATTGT GCCGGAAGAGTTACtcgcgtccgaggccgaACGACCAGAGATGCTCGTGCCGATCACGGTCGACTATGacgtgccgtcgccgactgGGGACCAGACGGGTATCAAGATCAAGGACAGATTCCTGTGGAACGCCAACGAGCCGTTCTACAAGCCCCTCGAGTTTGCGACCGTGTTCTGCGAGGACCTGGGCATCCCGGTTCAGCACGCCGAGacgctggccgagctcatcCAGGCGCAGTTGGAGGAGGCGCAGAGCACCGTCGTGATCGACCTTGGAACGGAAGACGCCACGCCTGAGGAGGTCGTGTGGTctgatggcgagggcgagagcatGGAGGTGGATGAGAATGGCGAGGCGACGTTTGCCGAGCCCGATTGTCGCATCGTCATCAAC CTCGACGTCCAGATCAACACGCACGTCCTTCGCGACCGCATCGAGTGGGACCTGTCATCCAACCTGCCCCCAGCAGAGTTTGCGCGCCACTactgcgccgagctgggtCTCACGGGCGAGGCTgtgccgctcgtcgcgcacgccaTCCACGAGGAGCTCATGAAGCACAAGCgcgatgcgctcgagctcgacctgtTTGCGCGTACGCATCCGCAGGAGCAGGCCAAGTGGGAGAAGTCTGGGCCGAGCGGTATCCCTCGCACGACGCACCGCCACGGGCCAAAGGGCCTGGTCGGTGTGTGGCGTGACTGGTGGGAGCGCGACGAGTTCAGCCCTGTGCTTGTCGAGCTCACGAccgaggagatggagcgccgcgaggtggAGAGAAACCGCGAGGCGCGTCGTATGATGAGGACGCTGGCGACGTCGAAGCGCCGGCGATAG
- the FMN1 gene encoding Riboflavin kinase — MTQGDSSNSAPEASATGSAAPTAPMAPLSRENRPEIVGADVPEAPYPIELFGTVTKGFGRGARFLGIPTANLPDSSLGPLNDLGLTGIYYGFARVHPTFSTPLPTAAPTPALTPSPSSTRLVEQATAGAAAEHGHHHPAIPKSVLKQPLTSEQIAQLPPQTAPYPPDSVPDTPTVPKRLADEDGKVWPMVMSVGWNPYFKNEKITAEVHIMHPFAHDFYGHEISVLILGYIRPELDYVSKEALIQDIQTDVKVALNSLSRPAYASQATSTFLTQGPSRTA; from the exons ATGACACAAGGagacagcagcaacagcgccCCAGAGGCCTCGGCCACTGGCTCGGCCGCGCCTACCGCGCCCATGGCACCGCTGTCGCGCGAGAACCGCCCCGAgattgtcggcgccgacgtcccAGAAGCACCGTACCCCATCGAGCTGTTTGGCACCGTCACAAAGGGCTTTGGCAGAGGCGCGCGCTTCCTCGGCATTCCCACTG CCAACCTGCCCGACTCGTCGCTCGGCCCGctcaacgacctcggcctcacggGCATCTACTACGGCTTTGCGCGCGTGCACCCCACgttctcgacgccgctgcccactgccgcgccgacgcccgcgctGACCCcttccccgtcgtcgacccgccTCGTGGAGCAGgcgacggccggcgccgccgccgaacacggccaccaccaccccgccatCCCCAAGTCGGTGTTGAAACAGCCCCTCACGTCCGAGCAGATCGCCCAGCTCCCACCACAGACGGCCCCATACCCCCCTGACAGCGTCCCCGATACCCCCACCGTGCCCAAGcgccttgccgacgaggacggcaaggtctGGCCCATGGTCATGAGCGTCGGCTGGAACCCGTACTTTAAGAACGAGAAGATTACGGCT GAGGTTCATATCATGCACCCCTTCGCCCACGACTTTTACGGCCACGAGATTAGCGTCCTCATCCTGGGCTACATCCGCCCAGAGCTCGACTACGTCTCCAAGG AGGCCCTCATCCAAGACATTCAGACCGACGTCAAGGTCGCCCTCAACTCGCTCTCTCGTCCCGCATACGCTTCCCAGGCCACATCAACCTTCCTCACCCAAGGCCCCAGCCGAACCGCCTAG
- the mug161 gene encoding CWF19-like protein — translation MAQRGRSTSPKPLTPSPRRGDGDVSMSPPRNGNGPDRGVASGNGASNFRVIVVSGLSKNVHTGHLEEIFGEYGKVTGLDLPVFKVSGLNRGKAAIEFERPASAEEAVRCMDGGILDGSALKVQISEHPLPAPRPPTPPPRARSPAPRRRSRSFSRSPSPRRRSPSPRRRSPSPRRRGGGGGYSSYRPPRSPSPRRRAPSPRGGGFRDRPPPAYGPGARGGGGYGGGPRGGPSGPGGGGGRFRSRSRSPGRFRGGPSGPRGPPRRSPDYVRGGRNRSRSPARRNISRSRSRSPVRRRRSRSGTRSRSPSPRRSRSRSIPPRRGDVSPNKRGRDRSIVEEAETNILRHSRSLAIGAPLSALSTLVQKVTAINSKHGPFDACLIAGDLFKEDSDGSELDGVSWKHAFPKSVEDKLASTPELAPNLVFIGKTGVFTTAQGLKVAVVGGAFDEAAFDADDNTDPNSPFITKTSIATLLANPIISPEEQTSSLEAAKEQASALPSAFHGVDVLLTTSPPPSLSLLSPSFPGLGFQLAPPAPPLLEVVKKTRPRYLLWADGPGFWEREPWGWTGPNGKEERWTRAIKLGALGAPAASGKPARWFYATTLPPQTPTTPLPTRPTNATPNPLTISSSSSGKRAAPEHEEAGQAKKARGDGPPPEDYLCKICQVPGHWIKDCPQKAAQDPSKPPAGYVCNICKSADHFIRECPQREAERQRGSKPPPAGYVCRACGAEGTHFIRDCPVVKERDQERSRKKELGPEECWFCLSNPKVTKHLIVAIGAETYVTLPKGQLIPTAGEKPLVPGGGHVLIIPIAHHPTLLSIPAADAMNIVSELESYKSALRACYAKYGAVPVVFEVGRLAGKGGHAHVQIVPVPKELADKVADGFIKAGEASGLDWEAEPERALARVGPTGNYFKVECPDGRKLVHLLKGNFDLQFGRLVLSGLLGLHHRINWKDTVLSQAEEKEDAVKFKKALQPFLPQ, via the exons ATGGCCCAACGCGGTCGATCAACGTCCCCCAAGCCGCTGACACCAAGCCCTCGTCGTGGAGATGGCGACGTGTCCATGTCGCCGCCAcgcaacggcaacggccccgaccgcggcgtcgcgagcggcaacggcgcgtCCAACTTTCGTGTCATTGTTGTCTCGGGCCTCAGCAAGAATGTCCACACCGGCCACCTGGAGGAAATCTTTGGCGAGTACGGAAAGGTGACTGGCCTCGACCTGCCCGTTTTCAAAGTTT CCGGTCTGAACCGTGGCAAGGCGGCAATCGAGTTCGAGAGGCCAGCATCAGCAGAAGAGGCCGTGCGCTGTATGGATGGCGGCATCCTGGACGGCTCTGCCCTCAAGGTTCAA ATCTCCGAGCACCCGCTCCcggctcctcgccctcccacaccaccccctcgagctcgttcgcccgctcctcgccgacgctctCGATCGTTCTCGCGGTCACCATCCCCCCGCAGGCGGTcaccttctcctcgtcgccgctcgccatcaccccgtcgccgcggcggaggcggaggctaCTCCTCCTACCGTCCTCCCCGCTCGCCCTCTCCTCGCCGTAGGGCACCTTCCCCGCGTGGCGGTGGTTTCCGCGATCGCCCCCCACCTGCGTATGGTCCTGGCGcgcgtggtggcggtggctaCGGTGGTGGGCCGCGTGGTGGTCCGTCGGgccctggcggcggcggcggtcgttTCCGCTCGCGTTCTCGGTCGCCCGGTCGTTTCCGTGGTGGACCTTCTGGACCTcgcggtcctcctcgtcgcagCCCGGACTATGTTCGTGGTGGTCGCAACAGAAGCCGaagcccagctcgccgtaATATCTCTCGTAGTCGGAGCCGCAgccccgtccgccgccgtcgctctcGTTCGGGCACCCGAAGCCGCAGCCCGAGCCCTCGCCGGTCGCGCTCTCGTTCGATTCCGCCCCGCCGTGGTGATGTGAGCCCCAACAAGCGGGGACGTGACCGCAGT ATTGTTGAGGAAGCCGAAACCAACATCCTTCGTCATTCTCGGTC cctcgccatcggcgcgccgctgtctGCACTCAGCACCCTCGTTCAAAAGGTCACGGCGATCAACAGCAAGCATGGACCATTCGACGCCTGTCTCATCGCCGGCGATCTGTTCAAGGAGGACAGCGATGgctccgagctcgacggcgtcagcT GGAAGCATGCCTTCCCGAAGAgcgtcgaggacaagctTGCCTCTACGCCCGAGCTAGCCCCCAACCTCGTCTTTATCG GGAAGACCGGCGTCTTCACCACGGCCCAAGGCCTCAAGGTCGCTGTCGTTGGAGGAGCCTTCGACGAGGCAGCATTCGACGCAGATGACAATACT GACCCCAATTCACCCTTCATCACCAAGACTTCCAtcgccaccctcctcgccaacccCATCATCTCGCCTGAGGAGCAGACGTCGAGCCTCGAAGCGGCCAAGGAGCAGGCCTCAGCCCTTCCCTCTGCCTTCCATGGCGTCGATGTTCTCCTCACCACTTCGCCACCCCCGTCCCTCAGCTTGTTGTCGCCCTCCTTCCCCGGCCTCGGCTTCCAACTGGCGCCACCAGCCCCACCtctcctcgaggtcgtcaagaAGACTCGCCCACGCTACCTGTTGTGGGCTGATGGACCTGGATTCTGGGAGCGCGAGCCGTGGGGATGGACTGGACCgaacggcaaggaggagcgaTGGACGAGGGCCATCAAGCTGGGCGCTCTGGGTGCCCCTGCCGCGAGTGGCAAGCCTGCCAGG TGGTTCTACGCTACGACCTTACCGCCACAAACACCAACGACCCCGCTTCCAACTCGCCCGACGAACGCCACGCCTAACCCTCTGACGATCTCGTCCAGCAGCAGTGGCAAGCGTGCGGCTCCCGAACACGAGGAAGCTGGTCAGGCGAAGAAGGCTCGAGGAGACGGCCCTCCTCCAGAGGACTACCTCTGCAAAATCTGCCAGGTTCCCGGA CACTGGATCAAAGACTGCCCTCAGAAGGCCGCCCAGGACCCGTCGAAGCCTCCAGCCGGCTATGTGTGCAATATCTGCAAATCT GCGGACCACTTCATCCGCGAGTGTCCCCAGCGCGAAGctgagcggcagcgggggtCGAAACCCCCACCCGCAGGATATGTGTGCCGTGCATGTGGTGCCGAGGGCACTCACTTCATTCGTGATTGCCCCGTCGTCAAGGAGCGGGATCAGGAGCGGTCAAGGAAGAAGGAACTGGGTCCTGAGGAGT GCTGGTTCTGCCTGAGTAACCCCAAGGTGACGAAGCACCTCATCGTTgccatcggcgccgagacTTATGTCACTTTGCCCAAGGGACAGCTCATCCCGACGGCAGGAGAGAAGCCTCTCGTCCCAGGTGGCGGGCATGTTTTG ATCATTCCCATCGCACACCACCCCACGCTCCTGTCGATTCCCGCCGCGGATGCCATGAACATCGtgagcgagctcgagtcATACAAGTCGGCTCTCCGCGCCTGCTACGCCAAGTATGGTGCCGTCCCCGTGGTGTTCGAGGTCGGCCGATTGGCCGGGAAGGGCGGCCATGCCCATGTCCAGATTGTCCCCGTCCCAAAGGAGCTGGCGGACAAGGTTGCGGACGGGTTCATCAAGGCTGGCGAGGCTAGCGGACTGGATTGGGAAGCCGAGCCTGAGCGTGCCCTCGCGCGTGTTGGGCCCACCGGTAACTACTTCAAGGTTGAATGCCCCGATGGCCGCAAGCTGGTTCACCTGCTCAAGGGCAACTTTGACCTGCAATTTGGACG CCTGGTGCTCAGCGGCCTGCTTGGCCTGCACCACCGTATCAACTGGAAGGACACGGTGTTGtcccaggccgaggagaaggaggacgcAGTCAAGTTCAAGAAGGCTCTGCAGCCTTTCCTTCCCCAGTAG
- the B7H23.070 gene encoding Mitochondrial outer membrane protein porin, translated as MPQPVPPSWKDLGKSASDLLQKDYPIHGTSLEVKTLTPSNVTFKVAGTRDSKSNVIAGDIEGKYVDFKNGLTVTQAWTTTNLLRTQVELENQIAKGLKLDLATTLNPEKSTKSAILTAIYKQPSVHTRATVDLFKGPTFTADAVVGHDGFLVGAEASYDVQAGSITRYAGAVGFSAPEYAVSLHGLNLSTFSASYYHKVSKDVEAGAKAIYDTKSTTRGVALEVGAKAYLDNAAFVKAKINNAGVLVLGYTQALRPGVKAAFGLALDTTKLNDSTASTAAHKVGASFTFNS; from the exons ATGCCCCAGCCTGTTCCCCCCTCCTGGAAG GACCTCGGCAAGTCCGCCTCGGACCTGCTCCAGAAGGACTACCCCATCCACGGCACCTCGCTCGAGGTCAAGACCCTCACCCCCTCCAACGTCACCTTCAAGGTTGCCGGCACCCGCGACTCCAAGTCGAACGTCATTGCCGGTGACATTGAGGGCAAGTACGTCGACTTCAAGAACGGCTTGACCGTCACCCAG GCCTGGACCACCACCAACCTCCTCCGCACCCAGGTTGAGCTCGAGAACCAGATTGCCAAGGGCCTCAAGCTTGACCTTGCTACCACCCTCAACCCCGAGAAGTCGACCAAGTCGGCCATCCTCACTGCCATCTACAAGCAGCCTTCGGTCCACACCCGTGCTACCGTTGACCTCTTCAAG GGCCCCACCTTCACCGCTGACGCCGTTGTCGGCCACGACGGCTTCCTTGTCGGTGCCGAGGCTTCGTACGACGTCCAGGCCGGCTCGATCACCCGCTacgccggtgccgtcggcTTCTCGGCCCCCGAGTACGCCGTCTCGCTCCACGGCCTCAACCtctcgaccttctcggcctcgtacTACCACAAGGTCTCgaaggacgtcgaggccggcgccaaggccatcTACGACACCAAGTCGACCACCCGCGgtgtcgccctcgaggtcggtgccAAGGCTTACCTTGACAACGCCGCCTtcgtcaaggccaagatcaACAACGCcggtgtcctcgtcctcggctaCACCCAGGCTCTCCGCCCCGGTGTCAAGGCTGCCttcggccttgccctcgacacCACCAAGCTCAACGACTCGACTGCCTCCACTGCCGCCCACAAGGTC GGCGCTTCGTTCACCTTCAACTCGTAA
- the rib5 gene encoding Riboflavin synthase, giving the protein MFTGLVEHVATISHVEPSTATTEHIITLSDAAPILGDCHIGDSICVNGACLTVLEFDADSFKVGLAPETLDRTYLGNLVAGDKVNCERAMAAHTRFGGHVVQGHVDAVATIKAAVPDGASIRYTFAFPEDAAHLMPFVVEKGFITVDGASLTLTQIDDATLSFGIMLIAHSQSKLTLTNKKVGDPVNIETDCVGKYILGSESRIAGLVERVVDRRLAELGVLTQKAA; this is encoded by the exons ATGTTCACTGGCCTT gtcgagcacgtcgcgacCATCTCGCACGTCGAGccgtcgaccgcgacgaccgagcACATCATCACGCtgtccgacgccgccccgATCCTGGGCGACTGCCACATCGGCGACTCGATCTGCGTCAACGGCGCATGCCTCACCGTGCTCGAGTTTGACGCCGACTCGTTcaaggtcggcctcgcccccgagacgctcgaccGCACCTACCTCGGCAACCTTGTCGccggcgacaaggtcaaCTGCGAGCGTGCAATGGCCGCACACACCCGCTTTGGCGGGCACGTCGTCCAGGGCCATGTTGACGCTGTCGCTACCATCAAGGCGGCAGTTCCCGATGGAGCGTCCATCCGGTACACGTTTGCGTtccccgaggacgcggcccaCCTCATGCCGTTTGTCGTCGAGAAGGGCTTCATTACCGTCGACGGCGCAAGCCTCACCCTCACCCagatcgacgacgccacgcTCTCGTTTGGCATCATGCTCATCGCCCACTCGCAGTCAAAGCTCACCCTCACCAATAAGAAGGTCGGCGACCCCGTCAACATTGAGACCGACTGTGTTGGAAAGTACATCCTCGGCAGCGAGAGCCGTATCGCTGGtctggtcgagcgcgtcgtcgaccgccgtctcgccgagctcggcgtcttGACCCAAAAGGCGGCCTAA